A genomic segment from Actinomadura hallensis encodes:
- the trxA gene encoding thioredoxin — MATVTLTAENFDQVAQADGIVLVDFWAEWCGPCKRFAPVFERSANKHQDIVFGKVDTDAEPELSQRFGIRSIPTLMAIRDGMIVFAEPGALPESVLENVIEQVRGLDMDDVRRRAES, encoded by the coding sequence ATGGCGACCGTCACACTCACTGCTGAGAACTTCGACCAGGTCGCTCAGGCCGACGGCATCGTGCTGGTCGACTTCTGGGCGGAGTGGTGCGGTCCGTGCAAGCGATTCGCCCCCGTGTTCGAGAGGTCGGCGAACAAGCACCAGGACATCGTCTTCGGCAAGGTCGACACCGACGCCGAACCGGAGCTGTCGCAGCGGTTCGGGATCAGGTCCATCCCGACGCTCATGGCGATCCGCGACGGGATGATCGTGTTCGCCGAGCCCGGCGCCCTGCCGGAGTCGGTGCTGGAGAACGTGATCGAGCAGGTGCGCGGCCTCGACATGGACGACGTCCGCCGCCGCGCCGAATCCTGA
- a CDS encoding putative RNA methyltransferase: MPLTRRRRAGKEADAAVRSVTRMVDDGLMLADVVQYLVCPVCGADLELADRELHCSAGHTFDIARQGYANLLPGNARPGTADTPEMVRAREEFLGADHFTELADRLACDVADTGPSFVLDAGAGTGYYLGRILDRAPDATGLALDISKHAARRAARAHRRAGSVVADLWRPLPVRDGAADVVVNVFAPRNAAEFHRVLRDDGFLFTVTPSPRHLGPLVEPLGLLSIDERKTERTDAALAGYFKLDVRRQIDLRADLTHEEVTTLVGMGPSAHHVPADRLRERLERMPDPLGVPLSFVLSGYRRLE, from the coding sequence GTGCCGCTGACGCGGCGGCGGCGCGCCGGCAAAGAAGCGGACGCTGCCGTCCGCTCCGTGACGCGCATGGTCGATGATGGACTGATGCTCGCCGATGTCGTCCAATACCTGGTGTGCCCCGTGTGCGGAGCGGACCTCGAACTGGCTGACCGCGAACTGCATTGCTCCGCCGGGCATACGTTCGACATTGCGCGCCAGGGTTACGCGAACCTCCTGCCCGGCAACGCCCGTCCGGGCACGGCCGACACCCCCGAGATGGTGCGCGCGAGAGAAGAGTTCCTGGGAGCCGACCACTTCACCGAACTGGCGGACCGCCTCGCCTGTGACGTCGCGGACACCGGCCCGTCCTTCGTCCTCGACGCGGGCGCGGGCACGGGCTACTACCTGGGCCGGATCCTCGACCGGGCACCGGACGCGACCGGGCTCGCCCTGGACATCTCCAAGCACGCGGCGCGCCGGGCGGCGAGGGCCCATCGCCGCGCCGGGTCCGTGGTCGCGGACCTGTGGCGCCCGCTCCCCGTGCGGGACGGTGCCGCCGACGTCGTCGTGAACGTGTTCGCCCCTCGTAACGCCGCGGAGTTCCACCGGGTCCTTCGCGACGACGGGTTCCTCTTCACCGTGACGCCCTCGCCCCGGCACCTCGGCCCGCTCGTGGAGCCGCTCGGGCTCCTGTCCATCGACGAACGCAAGACCGAGCGCACGGACGCCGCACTCGCCGGGTACTTCAAACTGGACGTGCGCCGTCAGATCGACCTTCGAGCCGATCTGACCCATGAGGAGGTCACAACGCTCGTGGGCATGGGGCCGAGCGCGCATCATGTACCGGCCGACCGGCTTCGTGAGCGGCTAGAGCGGATGCCCGACCCTCTGGGGGTGCCCCTGTCCTTCGTCCTGTCGGGATACCGCCGGCTTGAGTAG